The region CGTCCATGCCATCGCCTCCGGCCGCTTTCCTGCGCGCGGCCTCGTTCCCCATGACCGCCACGTCGGACCGGACGAGCTTTTCGGCTACCTCCGGCAGCTGGGGATTGAGTGCGCCTTCTCAGAACCGCAGCTCGCGGGATATCCATGACGGTGAGACGGCAGAAGCTTCGACGGCTCGCGCGGCCGGGGTCAGGAGCTGGGGCAAGAAGTGGTGGCTTTTCCGATGGCGGCACGTGCTCCGACTGTTCGGAATCGGCACGCCGGCTCCCAAGAGCGGACAGTAGCCGGAAGAGTCCGGCCGGGACGATGGCCTAACTGCCTTCAATCCGCTCAAGTTATTCGCCGGCATGTTGGCACCCGCTTTGCCCAAGTGAGGCTGACGGTCCTTCCCCTATTCGGCAGGAGACGAGTCTGATGAGGACGTTCTGGCAGGACGCGCGCTATGGGATCCGTTTGCTCACCCGCAATACCGGATTCAGCGCGGTGGCGGTGCTGACGCTGGCTCTCGGGATAGGGGCCAACACGGCCGTCTTCAGCGTGATCAATGGGATCCTCCTGCACCCGCTCCCGTACGAGCGGCCGGATCGCCTGATGTTCCTGACCGAGTGGTCGGAGCAGGTCCCCGACATGAGCTTCTCGGTGGCGAACTTCAAGGACGTGCAGGAACAGAGCAAGACGTTCGAGAGCTTCGTCGCCTTCAACGCTGCGAACTTCACCCTGACGGGCGACGGGGAGGCGGAACGGGTCAACGGCCGAAACGTCTCGTCCGGAATCTTTCAGACTCTGCGGGTGCGGCCGATCCTGGGGCGCGCCTTCCGGCCGGAGGAGGACAAGCCGGGAGCCGAGCGGGTGGTGATGCTGGGCGAAGGGTTTTGGACCCGCCGCTATGGCCGCCGGATGGACGTGATCGGCAAGCATCTGACGCTGAACGACGAGAGCTATACCGTCATCGGCGTGCTCACCGGTAAGATGCACGGATCCTGGCAGCGCACCGATCTGTTCACGCCGCTGCTTCGTCTCGAGGACCGCATCGGAGGCGTCGAGAATCGGGGGAACCATTTTGGGATCTATCTCATCGGCCGCCTCAAGCCCGGCGTCACCCTCGAGCAGGGACGGGGGGAGATCGTCGCGATCGCGCGGGGACTGTCCGAGAAGTACCCGGACACTAACGCGCGACAAAGCATGACCGTGAATTCGCTGCACGAGGCGATCGTGGGCGACTTTCGACCGGCGTTGATCGTGCTCCTGGGCGCCGTGGCCTTCGTCCTGCTGATCGCCTGCGTCAACGTCGCCAATCTCCTCCTGGGGAGAGCCGCCGCGCGCCAGCGGGAGCTGGCGGTCCGGGCCGCGCTGGGGGCCGGCCGAGGGCGGATGATCCGCCAGTTGCTGACCGAGAGCGTCGTCCTTTCTCTCTTTGGCGGCGGGCTCGGCCTGCTTCTCGCCTACTGGGGCGTGGCCGGGATCGTGGCCTGGATCCCGTCGAGCATCCCGCGCCTGGAGGAGGTCGGCGTCGACGGCCGCGTGCTCCTCTTCACGGCCGCGATTTCCGTTCTGACGGGTCTCTTCTTCGGCCTGCTCCCGGCCTGGAACGCCTCGCGCACCAGCCCTCACGAGATCCTGAAGGCGGGCGGACGGACGGGAAACCTCGGCCTGGGGCATCGCCGATTGCGCAGCGCGCTGGTGGTGGCCGAAATCTCGCTGGCGCTCATTCTGCTGGTGGGCGCCGGATTGATGCTGCGCAGCTTCTACCACGTCCTCCACGCCGACGCCGGAATCGAGCCCGAGGGGGTGATCGTGTCGCAGGTCTCCCTCCCGGAGGCCAACTACACCGACAAGGATCGAATCCGTCGCTTCACCGATCAGGTGCTGCGAAACGTGGAGGCGATTCCCGGCGTGCAGTTCGCCGCCTCGACCCTTCCCCTGCTGGGAGGCTATCAGACCTCCTTCATGATCGAAGGCCGACCTGAGCCTCCCCGCGGGCAGCGGCCTTCGGTCGACATCACCCGCGTGAGCCCCGCCTATTTCCGGGCGATGGGAGTGAGGCTCTTGAAGGGGCGCGCGTTCACCCACCAGGACGACGCCGGCGCGCCGCGCGTCTGCATCGTGGACGAGACCCTGGCGCGGACCTACTGGCCGGGCGAGGATCCGCTGGGCCGGAAAGTCCGCATCGGGGGGCGACCACAGGACAAGGACTCGGTGGCGTTGGACGTGGTCGGCGTGGTGGGCCACGTGAAGAACTACGGCGTGGATCAGCCCTCGCGCATCGAAATCTACGTCCCGTACACCCAGGACCCCATCTCGTCGTTCGGCCTTGTGGTCAAGACCGGTCTGGCTCCGGCGAGCCTGACCACCGCGATGCGGAAAGCGGTCAGTGACGTCGATCCGAACGTGCCGGTCTTCGCGACGCAGACGCTGGTCAGCCTGGTCAACGAGGGCACCGCGCAACGGCGGCTTGCAGTCACGCTCTTGGGGGTGTTCGCGGGGCTGGCCCTG is a window of Candidatus Polarisedimenticolia bacterium DNA encoding:
- a CDS encoding ABC transporter permease; protein product: MRTFWQDARYGIRLLTRNTGFSAVAVLTLALGIGANTAVFSVINGILLHPLPYERPDRLMFLTEWSEQVPDMSFSVANFKDVQEQSKTFESFVAFNAANFTLTGDGEAERVNGRNVSSGIFQTLRVRPILGRAFRPEEDKPGAERVVMLGEGFWTRRYGRRMDVIGKHLTLNDESYTVIGVLTGKMHGSWQRTDLFTPLLRLEDRIGGVENRGNHFGIYLIGRLKPGVTLEQGRGEIVAIARGLSEKYPDTNARQSMTVNSLHEAIVGDFRPALIVLLGAVAFVLLIACVNVANLLLGRAAARQRELAVRAALGAGRGRMIRQLLTESVVLSLFGGGLGLLLAYWGVAGIVAWIPSSIPRLEEVGVDGRVLLFTAAISVLTGLFFGLLPAWNASRTSPHEILKAGGRTGNLGLGHRRLRSALVVAEISLALILLVGAGLMLRSFYHVLHADAGIEPEGVIVSQVSLPEANYTDKDRIRRFTDQVLRNVEAIPGVQFAASTLPLLGGYQTSFMIEGRPEPPRGQRPSVDITRVSPAYFRAMGVRLLKGRAFTHQDDAGAPRVCIVDETLARTYWPGEDPLGRKVRIGGRPQDKDSVALDVVGVVGHVKNYGVDQPSRIEIYVPYTQDPISSFGLVVKTGLAPASLTTAMRKAVSDVDPNVPVFATQTLVSLVNEGTAQRRLAVTLLGVFAGLALLLAAVGIYGVISYNVSQRTQEIGIRMALGAERREILKMVLGQGTMMALLGVVIGLGVAFGLTRLIATMLFQVSATDPPTFSLVPVLLLLVAVLAAYLPARHAARVEPMVALRDE